The Microbulbifer sp. YPW1 genome contains a region encoding:
- a CDS encoding mandelate racemase/muconate lactonizing enzyme family protein, with product MKITDIKVYPAWVGHRNLCLVKVETDEGIYGWGESGLSSRELAVAGAVKHFREFLIGRDARNIGALWQEMYRSQYFEGGRVLTAAISAIDIALWDIAGKALNVPTYQLLGGKQRNEIPLFVTSTKPMGQALMDDFRALREQGWEVIRATTGEQGSPIEPTTFDVRKSIAAAAGSLKEIRQELGEELVLGIDYHHRLSVAEAASFCQKLGEGVLDFLEEPIRDQSLGAYHGLRKMTNIPFAIGEEFACKWDFMPYIEQDLTNFARIDVCNVGGLTEAMKVAAMAESHYIDIMPHDPLGPVCTAATIQMCAAVPNLSWCEIAPYDSNKSDHDKYFINRPIESNRVYPVGDAPGLGIDVHEEMLAEQSFKFWEAPRLYKPDGSYTNW from the coding sequence ATGAAAATTACCGATATCAAGGTATACCCGGCCTGGGTGGGGCACCGCAATCTGTGTCTGGTGAAAGTGGAGACCGATGAGGGAATCTACGGTTGGGGTGAGTCCGGCTTGTCTAGTCGGGAACTGGCGGTAGCCGGTGCCGTGAAGCACTTCCGTGAATTTCTGATTGGACGTGATGCGCGTAATATCGGCGCGCTCTGGCAGGAAATGTATCGCAGCCAGTATTTTGAAGGCGGCCGAGTACTGACTGCAGCCATTTCTGCTATCGATATCGCATTGTGGGATATTGCCGGTAAAGCCCTCAATGTGCCGACTTATCAGTTGCTGGGTGGCAAGCAGCGTAACGAAATTCCGCTGTTTGTAACTTCGACCAAGCCGATGGGGCAGGCGCTGATGGACGACTTCCGTGCGCTGCGGGAGCAAGGCTGGGAAGTAATTCGTGCGACCACTGGCGAGCAGGGCTCGCCGATCGAGCCCACAACCTTTGATGTACGCAAATCGATTGCGGCTGCAGCGGGCAGCCTTAAGGAAATTCGCCAGGAGCTGGGTGAGGAATTGGTCCTGGGTATCGATTATCACCACCGCCTGTCGGTCGCGGAAGCCGCCAGTTTCTGTCAGAAGCTGGGTGAGGGTGTGCTCGATTTTCTTGAAGAACCGATTCGCGATCAGTCGCTCGGTGCTTATCACGGGCTGCGCAAAATGACGAATATCCCCTTTGCCATTGGTGAGGAGTTCGCCTGCAAATGGGATTTTATGCCGTATATCGAACAGGACCTTACCAATTTTGCGCGCATTGATGTGTGTAATGTCGGCGGCCTAACCGAGGCCATGAAAGTTGCGGCAATGGCGGAGAGCCACTATATCGACATTATGCCGCACGATCCGCTCGGCCCCGTTTGTACCGCGGCTACGATCCAGATGTGTGCAGCCGTGCCAAATCTCTCCTGGTGTGAGATCGCGCCCTACGACAGTAATAAATCCGACCACGATAAATACTTCATCAACCGCCCAATAGAGAGCAATCGCGTCTACCCGGTGGGTGATGCGCCTGGTCTGGGAATCGATGTGCATGAGGAAATGCTGGCGGAGCAGTCTTTCAAGTTTTGGGAAGCGCCCCGGTTGTACAAACCGGACGGTAGTTACACCAACTGGTAA
- a CDS encoding ABC transporter substrate-binding protein, which yields MSSSHAPVAKPEPITLRGMTWNHTRGFTPMVAAAQRFEELNPHVTIEWDKRSLQAFADHPIDDLASRYDLLVIDHPWTGFAAREKVILPLDEWLPAEFLKDQADHAVGESHNSYHYDGQQWALALDAATPVASIRPDLLRERGLEEPQAWEDLMELARKGLVAVPSIPQDTLMNFYMLCSAMGEDPCVRDDEVVSKEVGIEALGMLKALSDNLDRRCFDWNPIKVYEAMTLSDDFAYCPFAYGYANYAQPGYARKLLEFRDTVTAGPKGEHLKTTLGGTGLAISSRSKHPEIAAQFVQFAGDPALQASFYIQYGGQPGHRNAWTSTAANNLTNNYFVNTLPTLDRAFLRPRYHGHMFFQDNSGAPIREYLMNGGDAEALLAHLNQLYVKSRQD from the coding sequence ATGAGCAGCTCCCACGCTCCGGTGGCTAAACCGGAACCTATTACCCTGCGCGGCATGACCTGGAACCACACCCGTGGTTTCACTCCCATGGTGGCCGCCGCCCAGCGTTTCGAAGAACTGAATCCGCATGTCACCATCGAATGGGACAAGCGCTCCCTGCAGGCCTTTGCCGACCACCCCATTGACGACCTGGCAAGCCGCTACGACCTGCTGGTCATCGATCACCCCTGGACCGGGTTCGCCGCGCGGGAAAAGGTGATCCTGCCACTGGATGAATGGCTTCCTGCCGAATTTCTGAAAGATCAGGCTGACCACGCGGTAGGTGAATCACACAACTCCTATCATTACGATGGCCAACAGTGGGCACTGGCGCTGGACGCGGCGACCCCGGTTGCGTCAATCCGCCCGGATTTGTTGCGCGAGAGAGGACTGGAAGAACCCCAGGCCTGGGAAGACTTGATGGAGCTGGCCCGCAAAGGCCTGGTAGCGGTCCCCAGCATCCCGCAAGACACCCTGATGAACTTCTACATGCTCTGCTCCGCAATGGGCGAAGATCCGTGTGTTCGCGACGACGAGGTCGTCAGCAAAGAGGTCGGGATCGAAGCGCTGGGTATGTTGAAGGCCCTCTCTGACAATCTCGATCGCCGCTGCTTCGACTGGAACCCCATCAAGGTGTACGAGGCAATGACCCTGAGCGATGATTTCGCTTACTGCCCATTTGCTTACGGCTATGCAAATTACGCACAACCGGGTTATGCACGCAAACTGCTGGAATTCCGCGATACCGTGACCGCCGGCCCCAAAGGCGAACACCTTAAAACCACCCTCGGTGGCACCGGCCTGGCAATTTCCAGCCGCAGCAAACACCCCGAAATCGCCGCGCAATTCGTCCAGTTCGCAGGAGACCCTGCGCTGCAAGCCTCCTTCTACATACAATATGGTGGTCAACCTGGACATCGTAATGCGTGGACCAGTACCGCGGCCAACAATCTGACGAACAACTACTTCGTCAACACCCTACCCACGCTTGACCGCGCGTTCCTGCGCCCTCGCTACCACGGACATATGTTCTTCCAGGACAACTCCGGTGCACCCATCCGTGAATATCTGATGAACGGCGGTGATGCTGAGGCATTACTCGCGCACCTCAACCAACTCTACGTTAAATCCCGTCAGGATTGA
- a CDS encoding SDR family oxidoreductase: MSKTLLEQKVVVVTGAAAGIGWGIAQVCAEAGATVVLADINDASNRVETLKDRGFDSAYMPLNVGDAAAIEPFIAAVVTRFGRIDGLVNNAGVTIEGDFLDFELDKIECLWEVNQRSVFLLCQAAARRMQAGAAIVNIASNHAGASVAGYEMYAATKGAIVAMTRAMAWSLGRKGIRVNSLCPGLTKTEAVAKVEEDNPSLAMSFGKMHADGQYNTVDEIGHIAAFLLSPHAGALTGSNLTADHGMSAALCPTDDLK, encoded by the coding sequence ATGTCTAAAACCTTGCTGGAACAGAAGGTGGTTGTTGTCACCGGTGCCGCTGCGGGAATTGGTTGGGGCATCGCCCAGGTGTGTGCCGAGGCGGGTGCAACGGTGGTGCTGGCAGATATCAATGATGCGAGCAATCGCGTAGAGACCCTCAAGGATCGTGGTTTTGATAGCGCGTACATGCCACTAAACGTGGGCGACGCGGCTGCCATCGAGCCGTTTATAGCGGCCGTGGTCACACGCTTCGGCCGTATCGACGGTCTGGTAAATAACGCTGGGGTCACGATTGAAGGCGATTTTCTCGATTTTGAACTGGACAAAATCGAGTGTCTGTGGGAAGTCAATCAGCGCTCGGTATTTCTGCTGTGCCAGGCGGCGGCGAGACGCATGCAGGCGGGGGCCGCTATTGTGAATATCGCCTCTAACCACGCCGGTGCCAGTGTTGCGGGTTACGAGATGTATGCTGCCACCAAGGGAGCCATCGTTGCGATGACCCGCGCCATGGCTTGGAGTCTGGGCCGAAAAGGTATTCGCGTGAACAGCCTTTGTCCCGGGCTGACTAAAACGGAAGCGGTTGCCAAGGTGGAGGAAGATAACCCTTCTCTGGCGATGTCATTTGGCAAAATGCATGCGGATGGTCAATACAACACCGTGGATGAAATCGGGCACATAGCCGCATTTCTTCTCTCACCTCATGCCGGCGCGTTGACGGGCTCCAACCTCACCGCTGATCACGGCATGAGCGCGGCGCTGTGTCCCACTGACGATCTCAAGTAA
- a CDS encoding enoyl-CoA hydratase/isomerase family protein has product MSEEHQSDNVILNVEEDGIARISLNLAPANAYHESFLSDIGAAIKVAEQNPSIRVVIIDSHLARFFCAGADIKVFANNTVEQNLALVEQARANANAIENSSAIYIAQVSGHCLGGGLEIAMACDFIFAAEGNYRFGLPEIKLGLIPGNGGTQRLVRRIGRRAAMEILLTGDTFGVPHAQELGLLDGLYTDEALEVGTLNFARELASGPGFAIAATKRAVREGSSMPLDNALRLEAELADSLYRTEDAKEGLSAFLEKRVPKFNQ; this is encoded by the coding sequence ATGAGTGAAGAGCATCAGTCCGACAATGTCATTCTCAATGTAGAGGAGGACGGTATCGCGCGTATCAGCCTGAACCTTGCACCGGCAAACGCATACCACGAGTCCTTTCTGAGCGATATAGGTGCTGCAATTAAAGTGGCAGAGCAGAACCCGTCCATCCGTGTTGTCATCATCGATAGTCACCTGGCGCGGTTCTTCTGCGCCGGCGCCGACATCAAGGTTTTTGCCAACAATACGGTGGAGCAAAACCTCGCATTGGTGGAGCAGGCTCGCGCCAATGCAAATGCCATTGAAAACAGCAGCGCAATTTATATCGCGCAAGTTTCCGGCCACTGCCTTGGCGGTGGCCTGGAAATTGCTATGGCCTGCGATTTTATCTTTGCCGCAGAAGGCAATTACCGGTTTGGATTGCCAGAGATCAAGTTAGGACTGATCCCCGGTAATGGCGGAACCCAACGACTGGTGCGCCGAATCGGCCGACGCGCGGCCATGGAAATCCTGCTAACCGGCGACACCTTCGGCGTACCACACGCTCAGGAACTTGGGTTGCTGGATGGTCTCTACACAGATGAAGCACTCGAAGTAGGCACTCTCAACTTTGCGAGAGAGTTAGCCAGCGGCCCTGGCTTCGCCATTGCCGCCACCAAACGTGCGGTGCGCGAGGGAAGCTCCATGCCACTGGATAATGCCCTGCGCCTGGAGGCCGAGCTCGCGGATTCGCTCTACCGCACAGAAGACGCGAAAGAAGGCCTAAGCGCATTCCTTGAGAAGCGCGTACCAAAGTTCAACCAGTAA
- a CDS encoding CaiB/BaiF CoA-transferase family protein, with the protein MKPLDGLLVLDFSQFLSGPSAALRLADLGARVIKIERPQGGDDCRNLYLSDCVLEDESTLFHAINRDKESFSADLKNPEHRAEIDALIRQADILIANFRPGVMARLGLDYPSVKAINPQLIYGEITGYGSEGPWKSRPGQDLLLQALSGLTWLSGSSKDGPVAMGVPVADIFTGAQLVQGILAAVYGRAVSGEGAHVEISMLEAMIDFQFEPLTILLHDPVQKIERASVNGAHTLVAGAYGFYRTADGYIALSMGRVADLAQLLDCAALLPYSDPACAFSERDSIKQILADHMPTQTTAHWLSLLEPADIWCAEVLDWDQLMNHDGFNSVDMLQQIPLDGGGTLTTSRCPIRIDDAILWGSKPAPKLGQHRSAILQEIKNNGGGNE; encoded by the coding sequence ATGAAACCGCTGGACGGTTTACTGGTTTTGGACTTCTCTCAGTTTCTCTCGGGCCCTTCTGCCGCATTGCGTCTGGCAGACCTGGGGGCCCGCGTGATTAAAATCGAGCGTCCGCAAGGTGGCGATGACTGCCGCAACCTCTATCTTTCCGACTGTGTACTGGAAGACGAATCGACATTGTTCCACGCCATCAATCGCGACAAGGAAAGCTTCAGTGCGGACCTCAAGAACCCCGAGCACCGCGCGGAAATTGATGCTCTGATTCGCCAAGCGGACATCCTTATCGCCAATTTCCGCCCCGGTGTTATGGCGCGGCTGGGGCTCGACTACCCATCCGTAAAGGCCATCAACCCACAGCTGATCTACGGTGAAATCACCGGCTATGGCAGTGAGGGGCCGTGGAAGAGTCGTCCGGGCCAGGACCTGTTGCTACAGGCCCTGTCTGGACTCACCTGGCTTTCCGGCAGCAGCAAAGATGGTCCCGTCGCCATGGGTGTACCCGTCGCCGACATTTTTACCGGCGCACAACTGGTGCAGGGTATTCTCGCCGCCGTGTACGGGCGGGCTGTGAGCGGAGAAGGTGCCCATGTGGAAATCAGTATGCTCGAGGCCATGATCGACTTTCAGTTCGAGCCGCTGACCATTCTCCTGCATGACCCGGTGCAAAAAATCGAACGCGCAAGTGTCAACGGCGCACATACCCTGGTCGCGGGTGCCTACGGGTTTTACCGCACCGCCGACGGATATATCGCGCTGTCCATGGGACGTGTCGCCGACCTGGCACAACTGCTGGATTGCGCTGCATTGTTGCCATACAGCGATCCGGCCTGCGCCTTCAGCGAACGCGACTCGATCAAGCAAATCCTCGCCGACCACATGCCGACACAAACCACCGCCCACTGGCTCTCCCTGCTGGAGCCTGCGGATATCTGGTGCGCCGAGGTGCTCGATTGGGACCAACTGATGAACCATGACGGCTTCAACAGTGTGGACATGCTGCAACAAATTCCACTGGATGGCGGCGGTACATTGACCACCAGCCGCTGCCCCATCCGTATTGACGACGCTATTTTGTGGGGCAGCAAACCGGCACCAAAGCTGGGGCAACACCGGAGTGCCATCCTGCAAGAAATAAAAAATAACGGAGGCGGTAATGAGTGA
- a CDS encoding sugar porter family MFS transporter — MDVGLYDARTLSGVRSCNQAVVGAPITIKRGDPMRGFQLTAFKFAAIVAFGGFIFGLDAALISGTVRFITAEFTLSDLQVGTVVSAPGFGVIFALMVTGRICDAYGRKAALVIIAFLYLLSAIGSVLAPNFEWLVAARFLGGLAFTSLSLASMYIGEIAPPDMRGKLVSMNQITTVVGLSAAYFANYLILRASSADAAWVVALGIDQYTWRWMLGVEVIPALVWLMMLLLIPESPRWLVMKGRLDDARKVMSRLLPQAQIEPQIQEIQESAAASPTGSFRQQVAEIFKPRLRTAFWVGLVIAIAQPITGINAIMFYAPTVFEQVGIGTDAAFLQAVVVGVVSVMFTILALLLIDRLGRRPLVLFGLAWGGLSLFLCSWAFSHAVYELTPASLQALANVNLDVANLQALVGTAFADDVAFKQAMYQALGEATARANEAVLIQEAIQIDATLVLLGIMCFIASFNLSIGPVMWVLFSEIFPTHVRGIAIPFFALIVSTVSYFVQQFFPWQLNNMGATEIFLFYAACISGCLVLLYFLLPETKNKSIEEIEAALVRA, encoded by the coding sequence ATGGATGTGGGGTTGTATGATGCACGGACATTAAGTGGTGTCCGCTCGTGCAATCAAGCCGTGGTCGGAGCGCCAATAACAATAAAGAGAGGTGATCCGATGAGAGGATTCCAGCTGACCGCATTCAAGTTCGCCGCAATCGTGGCGTTTGGCGGTTTCATTTTTGGACTGGATGCCGCACTGATTTCTGGCACGGTCCGTTTCATTACTGCCGAGTTCACGCTGTCGGACCTGCAGGTGGGCACCGTGGTGAGTGCCCCCGGTTTCGGGGTGATTTTTGCTCTGATGGTGACAGGGCGTATCTGTGATGCCTATGGCCGCAAGGCGGCCCTCGTGATAATCGCTTTTCTTTATCTGCTTTCCGCGATTGGGTCCGTGTTGGCGCCTAACTTTGAATGGTTGGTTGCCGCTCGATTCCTGGGTGGCCTTGCGTTTACTTCGCTTTCACTGGCTTCCATGTATATCGGTGAAATTGCACCGCCGGATATGCGCGGCAAGCTGGTATCCATGAACCAGATCACGACAGTGGTCGGTTTGTCTGCCGCGTACTTTGCCAACTACCTGATTCTGCGGGCATCCAGCGCGGATGCCGCCTGGGTTGTGGCACTGGGTATTGATCAGTACACCTGGCGCTGGATGCTGGGGGTGGAAGTCATACCCGCGCTCGTCTGGCTGATGATGCTGCTGTTAATTCCGGAAAGTCCGCGCTGGCTGGTGATGAAGGGCCGGTTGGACGATGCTCGTAAGGTCATGAGTCGTTTGCTGCCACAGGCGCAAATCGAGCCGCAAATTCAAGAGATCCAGGAGAGTGCTGCCGCATCTCCCACCGGCAGTTTCCGCCAGCAGGTGGCCGAAATCTTCAAGCCGCGCCTGCGCACCGCGTTTTGGGTTGGATTGGTGATCGCCATCGCGCAGCCGATTACCGGCATCAACGCCATCATGTTCTATGCACCTACGGTGTTTGAGCAGGTGGGCATTGGTACCGATGCCGCGTTCCTGCAGGCCGTGGTTGTGGGCGTGGTGAGTGTAATGTTTACCATTCTGGCGCTGCTGTTGATCGATCGCCTTGGTCGCCGGCCGCTGGTGCTGTTTGGCCTTGCGTGGGGTGGCCTGAGTCTGTTTCTGTGCAGCTGGGCGTTTTCCCATGCGGTGTATGAATTGACCCCGGCATCCCTGCAAGCCCTGGCCAATGTGAACCTCGATGTAGCCAACCTTCAGGCGCTGGTGGGAACCGCTTTCGCTGATGATGTTGCCTTTAAGCAGGCGATGTATCAGGCGCTGGGTGAAGCAACGGCCCGCGCGAATGAGGCCGTACTGATTCAGGAGGCGATACAGATCGATGCGACTCTGGTACTGCTCGGTATCATGTGTTTTATCGCCTCATTCAATCTCTCCATTGGCCCCGTCATGTGGGTGCTGTTTTCGGAGATTTTCCCCACCCACGTGCGCGGTATTGCGATTCCCTTCTTTGCACTGATTGTGAGTACGGTCAGCTACTTCGTGCAGCAGTTTTTTCCGTGGCAGCTCAACAATATGGGCGCGACGGAAATCTTCCTGTTCTATGCCGCATGTATTAGTGGCTGTCTGGTGCTGCTGTACTTTTTACTGCCGGAGACCAAGAACAAATCCATTGAGGAAATTGAAGCCGCGCTGGTGCGCGCCTGA
- a CDS encoding 2-dehydro-3-deoxy-6-phosphogalactonate aldolase — translation MSSQQFHAALETCPLIAIVRGVTPDEIDMVAHTLLEAGVRAIEVPLNSPVEPLKSIERLARIMDDYGETTICGAGTVLTVEQVDSVQNAGGKIIISPNCDPEVISATLEKDLVSAPGCLTPTEAFSALKAGARALKMFPVADFPAQYLKSLGAVIPKEILTLAVGGITADNMETYWRAGARGFGLGSNIYSAGDNASQIADKARVMVAAANHARTLG, via the coding sequence ATGTCCAGCCAGCAGTTCCACGCCGCACTGGAAACCTGCCCCCTGATTGCCATCGTCCGCGGCGTAACCCCGGACGAAATCGATATGGTTGCCCACACTCTGCTGGAGGCCGGCGTTAGAGCCATTGAGGTTCCGCTGAACTCTCCGGTAGAGCCACTCAAGAGCATCGAGCGGCTCGCCCGCATCATGGATGACTATGGTGAAACCACCATCTGTGGCGCGGGCACGGTACTCACTGTGGAGCAAGTCGACAGTGTACAAAATGCCGGCGGAAAGATCATTATTTCACCAAACTGTGATCCCGAAGTGATCTCTGCAACGCTGGAGAAAGACCTGGTTTCCGCGCCCGGATGCCTTACCCCTACGGAAGCGTTCAGCGCACTGAAAGCCGGCGCCCGGGCACTGAAGATGTTCCCTGTGGCCGACTTCCCGGCTCAATACCTGAAGTCGCTCGGCGCGGTGATCCCGAAAGAGATACTTACCCTGGCCGTGGGCGGCATCACCGCCGACAACATGGAAACCTACTGGAGAGCTGGCGCTCGCGGTTTTGGTCTGGGATCCAATATTTACTCGGCCGGCGACAACGCCAGCCAGATTGCCGACAAGGCCAGAGTAATGGTGGCCGCGGCGAACCACGCCCGCACATTAGGCTGA
- a CDS encoding aldehyde dehydrogenase family protein, with product MSETQQHYQCYIDGEWIDSATKLSVENPATGAVFASVPDCTLEQADAALASSQQALQSWKLLPAIERGRHLLRLVEALKPKREHFARLLVQEQGKTLNEAYGEFDDTLNYLTYSAEAARRLEGNIFPSDSPNEQLWIQKVPFGVTIGLCAFNYPLALIGRKVGPALVTGNTMIIKPHEATPVTAMEFAKVVEEAGIPKGVINVISGSGITVGEHLVKSPITQLVSLTGSIRAGQAICRSVAENVTAVSLELGGKASFIVLDDADIDKAVDAVVISRYANCGQVCICAELVLVHESLAEEFTRKVVEKVKQLTVGNPMENPNMGPSVTAQGLDRVDSIVQETINAGATLECGGQRPEGEEFAKGNWYQPTVLSGVSADMPAAQEEIFGPVLPIVTISSYEEAVEITNRRNDGLSCYLWTNNYRTIMDAIARLEVGTVFVNKQIVGYIQGYHSGHKRSGIGGEDGIYGIEGYLQKRAVYLNCN from the coding sequence ATGAGCGAGACCCAACAACATTATCAGTGCTATATCGATGGCGAATGGATAGATAGCGCCACAAAACTTTCTGTAGAAAACCCTGCAACGGGTGCGGTATTCGCCAGCGTCCCCGACTGTACCCTGGAGCAGGCAGATGCGGCCCTGGCGTCCTCACAGCAGGCCCTGCAGAGCTGGAAGTTGCTGCCGGCCATTGAGCGCGGCCGCCACCTTCTCCGTCTGGTTGAAGCACTCAAACCAAAGCGCGAGCACTTCGCCCGCCTACTGGTGCAGGAACAGGGTAAAACCCTGAATGAGGCCTACGGCGAATTCGACGACACACTGAACTACCTCACCTACTCTGCCGAGGCAGCACGCCGCCTCGAAGGCAACATCTTTCCGTCTGACAGCCCGAATGAACAGCTGTGGATCCAGAAAGTGCCGTTCGGTGTAACCATCGGTCTGTGTGCGTTCAACTACCCGCTGGCCCTTATCGGCCGCAAGGTGGGTCCTGCACTGGTTACCGGCAACACCATGATTATCAAGCCCCACGAGGCCACCCCAGTCACCGCGATGGAATTTGCCAAGGTCGTAGAAGAAGCCGGTATTCCAAAGGGGGTCATCAACGTCATTAGCGGATCAGGTATTACCGTGGGCGAACATCTGGTGAAAAGCCCCATCACGCAGCTGGTGAGCCTCACCGGCAGTATCCGCGCAGGCCAGGCCATCTGCCGCTCTGTGGCGGAAAACGTCACTGCCGTCTCCCTGGAACTCGGCGGCAAAGCTTCCTTCATCGTATTGGATGATGCAGACATCGATAAGGCCGTGGATGCTGTCGTTATTTCCCGCTATGCGAACTGCGGACAGGTCTGTATTTGTGCCGAGCTGGTTCTGGTCCATGAAAGTCTGGCGGAAGAATTCACCCGCAAGGTGGTGGAGAAGGTCAAACAGCTGACCGTGGGCAACCCGATGGAAAACCCCAACATGGGGCCATCTGTGACTGCTCAGGGATTGGACCGGGTGGACTCCATCGTGCAGGAAACTATCAACGCCGGCGCAACACTGGAGTGTGGCGGACAGCGCCCGGAAGGTGAAGAATTTGCCAAGGGCAACTGGTACCAGCCTACCGTATTGTCTGGTGTGAGCGCCGATATGCCAGCGGCACAGGAAGAAATTTTCGGCCCGGTACTGCCAATCGTCACTATTTCCTCCTACGAGGAAGCAGTGGAGATCACCAATCGCCGCAATGACGGCCTGAGCTGCTACCTGTGGACCAATAACTACCGCACCATTATGGATGCCATTGCACGTTTGGAAGTTGGCACCGTGTTTGTGAACAAACAGATTGTGGGTTACATCCAGGGTTACCATTCAGGCCACAAGCGCAGCGGCATCGGTGGCGAAGATGGCATCTATGGTATCGAAGGTTATCTGCAAAAACGTGCGGTGTACCTGAACTGCAATTAA
- a CDS encoding CaiB/BaiF CoA-transferase family protein, producing MLQPLKGVTVLEFSQYLAGPYAGLRLADLGARVIKIERPGSGDACRQLATKDLTVDGDSLLFHTINRNKESFCADLKNPDDLATVKKLIAAADVMTHNFRPGVMEKIGLDYEQVQAINPQMIYGEVSGYGNTGPWAHKPGQDLLAQAVSGLGWLSGNKDQDPIPLGLAIADMLCGTHLAQGILAVLVRRQKQATGAKVQASLLESMIDFQFEGLTTYLNNGRQMPTRSEIANAHAFLGAPYGIYQTQNDWIAISMGSLPQLAQALECPALDVPNSEAFKQRDALKEALAEQLQTNTTEYWLARMQAHDLWASELLDYDQLLSHPAFNAVSMSLQVTRKANNGNGGPVKVTTTRCPIRINGQAATSNKAAPSLGADTARILEALR from the coding sequence ATGTTGCAACCCCTGAAAGGTGTCACCGTCCTTGAGTTCAGCCAGTACCTGGCAGGCCCCTACGCGGGCCTGCGTCTGGCAGATCTCGGCGCGCGGGTGATCAAGATTGAACGCCCCGGCAGCGGTGACGCCTGTCGGCAGCTGGCCACCAAAGACCTCACGGTCGATGGTGACAGCCTGCTGTTTCACACGATTAACCGGAATAAAGAGTCCTTCTGCGCGGATCTTAAAAACCCGGACGATCTCGCCACCGTGAAGAAGCTCATCGCCGCCGCCGATGTGATGACCCACAACTTCCGGCCCGGGGTAATGGAAAAGATTGGCCTGGATTACGAACAAGTACAGGCCATTAATCCTCAGATGATTTATGGCGAAGTCAGTGGTTACGGAAACACCGGCCCTTGGGCACATAAGCCCGGGCAGGACTTGCTGGCCCAGGCAGTATCGGGACTTGGCTGGCTGAGCGGCAACAAAGATCAGGACCCGATTCCACTGGGGCTGGCAATTGCCGACATGCTCTGCGGCACTCACCTTGCTCAGGGCATTCTTGCGGTATTGGTACGCCGCCAGAAACAGGCTACCGGTGCCAAGGTACAGGCTAGCCTGCTGGAATCAATGATCGACTTCCAGTTCGAGGGCCTTACCACCTATTTGAATAACGGCCGCCAGATGCCAACCCGCAGTGAGATTGCGAACGCCCACGCGTTCCTCGGTGCACCCTACGGTATATACCAAACACAGAACGACTGGATTGCCATCTCGATGGGTTCGCTGCCCCAGCTGGCTCAGGCACTGGAATGCCCAGCTCTCGATGTACCGAATAGCGAAGCCTTTAAACAACGCGATGCGTTAAAGGAAGCGCTGGCCGAACAGTTGCAAACCAACACCACTGAATACTGGTTGGCACGGATGCAAGCGCACGACCTGTGGGCCTCAGAGCTGCTCGATTATGACCAGTTGCTCTCACACCCGGCGTTTAACGCGGTTTCCATGTCCTTACAGGTTACCCGTAAGGCCAATAACGGAAATGGCGGCCCGGTAAAGGTGACAACCACCCGCTGTCCGATACGTATCAATGGCCAAGCGGCAACCAGCAACAAAGCGGCCCCATCCCTGGGCGCCGACACTGCCAGAATCCTGGAGGCTCTGCGATGA
- a CDS encoding IclR family transcriptional regulator produces MSKYAVPALDKALEILEFLAAESLPLSQSDIALGIGRTNSEIYRVLVGLESRGYILRDEVSGKYRMSLKLLELTRTLSPVSQLRFAAQPEMEALAARLGQSCHLSVIHQGQLMVVLQVASPGPVSLSFNEGTLFPLLQTVSGRLLLANCESGRRQRVLDDLAEATDRPALEQNLNRIREIGFEVRPSELTDGVTDCAALVGKPDGATIAALAVSSLTSVVGKKLEQSELVSEVRTSAAKISAALGL; encoded by the coding sequence GTGAGTAAGTACGCGGTGCCCGCGCTGGATAAGGCGCTGGAAATACTGGAATTTTTGGCGGCGGAATCCCTTCCGCTGTCGCAGTCGGATATAGCGCTGGGGATCGGTCGCACCAATAGTGAGATTTATCGCGTTTTGGTCGGCCTGGAGTCGCGGGGTTACATACTGCGCGATGAAGTGTCCGGCAAATACCGGATGTCGCTCAAGCTACTGGAGCTGACTCGTACGCTCTCACCGGTGTCGCAGCTGCGATTTGCTGCTCAGCCGGAGATGGAGGCGCTGGCTGCCCGGCTGGGGCAGTCCTGTCACTTGAGTGTGATTCACCAGGGGCAGTTGATGGTGGTTTTGCAGGTGGCGAGCCCGGGGCCGGTTTCCCTGTCTTTCAATGAAGGTACCTTGTTCCCGCTGCTGCAGACCGTATCCGGGCGCTTGCTGCTGGCGAACTGTGAGAGTGGCCGCCGGCAGCGCGTGCTCGATGATTTGGCAGAGGCCACTGACAGGCCCGCGTTGGAGCAAAACTTGAACCGTATCCGTGAAATCGGTTTTGAGGTTCGCCCCAGCGAATTGACCGATGGGGTGACCGATTGTGCGGCACTGGTCGGCAAGCCGGATGGTGCAACAATTGCCGCACTCGCGGTCTCCAGTTTGACTTCGGTCGTGGGTAAAAAACTGGAGCAAAGTGAGCTGGTAAGCGAAGTGCGTACGTCCGCAGCCAAAATTAGCGCGGCCCTGGGACTTTGA